A stretch of the Nicotiana tabacum cultivar K326 chromosome 6, ASM71507v2, whole genome shotgun sequence genome encodes the following:
- the LOC107805795 gene encoding WEB family protein At2g38370, with amino-acid sequence MDGNGESAAAETKKIICNPRVEIDTSPPFESVKEAVDHFGGSGPWIPHHLLRLPPPDDHDTEIVDLGKMEEQAVKFEKDLIVKEQEALNVLREVEAAKRFVEGLKVNLMQEVSEFVSSPDLNPESQTPTPSEQSVENLSLCPLQSPGHVLMELNRAKLDLNKMSIDLTVIRSSVETLNKKMKKDKVMLDRSSQRKSLASAAGFSIEENNTNGDSFDNTMSKELQQLSFEAEQFKKMAEASRYEVMKAMSEIERTKASIRMAEMRLHAAKKMEEAAKAVEAIAFAERKVLLNGKNSSAVVQQKPEGITISYEEYYALARKAQQAEELCKTKFVDTDTMRGTNEANQSEVAITKKMEETTKEIRHNRNTLEEALDNEHGTQRRNLIEQDGFYRERSEHTQLHYSGHNSAKYKFRNPQPSHTSHGNPRLVDDNEPDNANDKSVPVFRSTISIGDILSRKLILRDDHIVVGKHMESHAERKHVSFSQMLREQSGIILNPTKATKDGNVHKQYITHKKKFGFIQVPLSRQNKKKTQPLNMR; translated from the exons ATGGATGGAAATGGAGAATCGGCAGCGGCTGAAACCAAGAAGATTATCTGCAACCCAAGAGTGGAAATTGACACATCTCCGCCATTCGAGTCAGTGAAGGAGGCTGTGGACCATTTTGGGGGCAGTGGCCCTTGGATTCCCCATCACTTACTCCGTTTACCACCTCCCGACGAT CATGATACGGAAATTGTAGACCTGGGCAAAATGGAGGAGCAAGCAGTAAAATTTGAGAAAGACTTGATTGTGAAGGAACAGGAGGCCCTCAATGTCTTAAGGGAAGTGGAAGCAGCTAAAAGATTTGTTGAAGGGTTGAAAGTAAATCTGATGCAAGAAGTGTCTGAGTTTGTGTCCAGTCCCGATTTAAATCCGGAGAGCCAAACACCAACTCCAAGTGAACAGTCAGTAGAAAACTTGAGTCTTTGTCCACTTCAGTCCCCGGGACATGTATTAATGGAATTGAACCGAGCAAAATTAGACCTTAACAAAATGTCAATAGATCTTACTGTAATTAGATCTTCTGTTGAGACGCTgaataagaaaatgaagaaagataagGTAATGCTTGACAGAAGCAGTCAGAGGAAGTCCCTCGCTTCAGCAGCAGGGTTCTCCATTGAGGAAAACAACACAAATGGAGACAGTTTTGATAACACTATGAGCAAAGAGCTCCAGCAATTGAGCTTTGAAGCAgagcaattcaagaaaatggcAGAAGCTTCAAGGTATGAGGTGATGAAGGCAATGTCAGAGATTGAACGAACAAAGGCAAGTATTAGAATGGCTGAAATGAGATTGCATGCTGCGAAAAAGATGGAAGAAGCAGCTAAAGCTGTGGAAGCAATTGCTTTTGCAGAAAGAAAGGTTTTACTAAATGGAAAGAATTCTTCGGCTGTTGTTCAGCAGAAACCTGAGGGGATCACAATTTCATACGAAGAATATTATGCTCTTGCCCGGAAAGCACAGCAAGCTGAAGAGCTATGCAAAACAAAATTCGTAGACACGGATACTATGCGTGGAACCAATGAAGCAAATCAATCTGAGGTGGCTATTACAAAGAAGATGGAGGAAACTACCAAGGAAATTAGACACAACAGGAATACTCTAGAAGAGGCTTTGGACAATGAACATGGTACTCAAAGAAGAAATCTTATTGAACAAGATGGTTTCTATAGGGAGAGATCAGAGCATACACAACTGCATTACTCGGGGCATAACTCAGCCAAATATAAGTTCAGAAATCCGCAGCCATCTCATACTAGTCATGGAAATCCTCGGCTAGTTGACGACAATGAACCAGACAATGCGAATGACAAATCTGTCCCTGTCTTTCGATCAACAATATCGATTGGAGATATACTGAGCAGGAAGCTGATTTTGCGAGATGATCATATTGTCGTGGGTAAGCATATGGAAAGCCACGCTGAAAGAAAACATGTGTCTTTTAGCCAAATGCTGCGAGAGCAAAGTGGGATCATATTGAATCCTACAAAAGCTACGAAAGATGGGAATGTACACAAGCAATACATTACTCACAAGAAGAAGTTTGGTTTCATCCAAGTACCACTTTCTAGGCAAAATAAGAAAAAGACACAGCCTTTGAATATGAGATGA